GAAAACTGAGCAACTACGTAACATCCAAGTTTGGACCATCAACCAATACACCTGTGCTGCTCGCTACGGAGTCTTTGGCGCCAATGTCACAGCCAACATGTTGTGCACTGGTTGGCTGAAAATTGGCAATCGCGACCAGTGCCAGGGTGATTCCGGCAGTCCTATCTACCATAACACCGTCTTAGTGGGGATCAGCTCGTGGGGTTATGGCTGTGCAAATGCCATTTACCCTGGAGTTAGTGCTCGTATTTCTCGACTTACACCTTGGATACAGGCTAATGCTTAATTCCTTTTAGAAGGAATATCCGCTAACGATTTTGATGTTATTGTATATATGTTATGTTTCGTCTAAATTACTGTTTGGAAGAAGAACCTCATTTGAAATAATTTCGCACAACTTTGGCATGAAAATAAAGACGTTTGGATTATTTTATGTATGCGTTATGTTTCTTAAACCTAATTTGTTCCTAGATCATTGTAAAGCCTgcatgaatcacttcataaatTTTTtggaataatatattttttagcgATAAGATTGGGTTTTCCATTGAGGTAAAAGAATATCTGAGTATTAATTATTGTAGGAAGATAATATTACTTAGTCATTCAGGGTTATCACCTTAAAATATATCTGGTCCCTCTGTACCTAATTTCTTCATGCCTCATAAGGTTTTTGGTCTGATTTCGAGCCCTGTATCTGCAGCTCTTGCTTTAAAAATGTGATCCAAGAAGATTTTCGTTCCTAAACAAAATTACACGCACGTTACAGTCATAGATTTGGATATGTTTAACTTACTTCAAATTCAGAAATGATAATTTTTCAATAGCAACCTTAGATAATAGTTACTGTTTAATATCCTTAGCAAAGTTTTCATTCGGAACTCGTTTATAGAAGATGTCTTTGCTTTCCTTTCTGATTGTAACatcataaagaaaatatttttttcttgtactaAATGTAggttacataacaaaaaaaaaaaaattaaagaaagctTTCTGAGTTGCTAAATGGGGTTGATGGAAATTTCATATAAGGGACCTCAGGTACCGTCAATTTAATCGCGCTAACTTCTTGTACCggtataacataaaaaaaaacagttttaaagtGGCAACCCTAACGTCGTCATTAGAGTGATTATGATAATATTAACGCGTGACAGATTAAcgatattaagtacttattaaaaaaaaaacattatttatcttttgtaGGTAATAAAACGTGAGGTCAGTTTACGTTACTCGAAACTGGACTTATGAAAATTTACTCTAGGTATAACCTTATAGGATTCATAGACAAAGTAATGTTGAAAACGACTAATACTGATTTATTTAACCTACTTATTCGtacccatcatcctccgagcctttttcccaatcttgttggggtcggcttccagcctaaccggattcagctgagtaccagtgctttacaagaagcgactgcctatctgacctcctcaacccagttacccgggcaacccgataccccttggttagactggcgtcagacttactggcttctgactacccgtaacgactgccaaggatgttcaataacagccgggacctacagtttaacgtgccatccgaaacacagtcaatggtgtctaagatatacatagaaagtacatacaaacttagaaaagttgcattggtacttgcctgacctgggatcgaacccgcgccctcatacttgagaggttggtcctttacccactagaccaccacgacaCTTCTACTTATTCGTACCCATATGTAATAATTGTAGAAATCCATAACACAACAACCAATGATGAGAATAACCAACATAAACTGAAAACAGacgacaaacaaacatacaaagaaCGAATTTGAGTATATTTTGTAATAGGTTATTGTAGTACATAACTGGGCTAtacatttaaatgaaaaataaataaggaattAACTATTAAAACCTAAAAAGGATATGAATTTAGATTGTAGTTTCCACATTAGATTCGAATTTTAAAGTTTGAGGTTTctctgtataaaataaacaagcagTAAACTAAAAGAATGTGCAGGTAATGGTTATAATATATAGTTGAAATAAAGTTATGAATGAATAAGcataatcctaattatatttaaagaaagaGTACTCATATTCTAACAAGCTGCCAATTATACAACTTGTTCTGTGTAAATGCGAGAGTAAGGTAATATAAAGTTTATAGTGAGAGCCTTTGGAATTAGCGTGATTATCAGTCCcttattcattaaaaatattgtctttaaataatactttttacttTGTACTAGAACTTTAACGAACTGAAAAAATCGCGTATAAAACATGTGTAGGGTGACGCACATTGTTGTATTTAAAggattataatattacattatctTACTAATTGATAAATTCGATAATAAGGCGTATTTTCCCAAATTTATCGTTATCTCCTATAATTAGTCTGGCTTAATCTGATACTAGAGATTGAATAGTTGTTTTTTGTTCCCGGTGTCCGGGAAATACATCGTCCGGGATTtctgcaaaataaaatgttcttaCGTTAATAAatcgtttgtttttgtattcaaACCATTTATTCATTTCTTATTAGTTGTTTCACCtacgtcccgtgggaattactacgtttacctggacaaaatatagcctatgtcacccggggatagtgtagcgGTAATTTTTTTAGGGAACACTGAAAAAACTATTCAAATCGCTTTAGTAGTTTGTGAACCTTTAgggataaaaaaatactcttaaCTGTACAGTGTTAATTAGTATAGAGAAGAAAAGTGGCACTGGCGTTTTTCGCTCTAGACATTACACACacatattcaataaaaaaaaaaacaaaaacaaactgcACTATAactgttttgatttttaaactGTTTTGACTGTTTTGGTGCCACTATGGCCACTACACAGCCAAGACTGAAGAACAAATGAAATTACCATGTTTCCGCGTTTGCATGATCTTGTCTTCCGGGACTTATTAATTACAAAATCACTAAGCTCAGGAAAGTACTATTAAGAATCCTTACAATTAACTTCTAAAGGaagtcaaaattaaaatgtttatttgctggctaaggtatttaaaaatgttatcaataaTGCTTAAGTTCAGCTTAACGGCCTTTTTCAGGCGTTGCAAATCCCTATGTTAGTTTGTAATAATATCTCACCAAACGGACTGAAAGGATTTGGATCTTCGATGGAATAGGTTATGTGTATAAGGAGTTATGCCTCAAAAGAGTTCATTTAATCCGGGTGCTTCTCATAAATTTTCCAATACTCGTGTAAGAATGCGGGAAAATGATAGATGAATGATATTTTGAACTTTCATTAAATCAGTGGGCAgcaattatgataaaaataatatatgcaTCTTCTTCTCTGTCGATTCGCTCTTGGCAGAGCGGTGGTGGTCACGTTGAGCCGTCCACATTAGAGGCGGCAATATATGCATAGCTTACAAAAAAAACCCCGCGAATTTCAACACTATTTCCCGGCAACGTAAtaacaaattgtttatttggATTTTCCAAGGAAAAACCACATTAGTTACGATATCGTAATGACAACGATTTATGATCTagatttaattacaatttagtgaaaaataaaataaagcaaagtGTACTGCGTAACTATTTATCCGTGGATTTGCTTATgtggagatagaattttgacatctTCCTCATACTTTTGATACCTTatacttatttttcttcttttctaaATAATTCTTATTACTATTTTCTCTTGAAGAAGAACTGGCAAAAAGCTTCATAGACACTCTCTTCAAAAAAGCATGAGTGTGTATACAATAGTTTTATAGCCTACAATACAAGTTAaccctgagaatgttatacactACATGTGAAGCTACTATGTGATTTACTAATGAATGATGTAAAGCGATTTTAATGCGACTGTAACACTTTGTAACTAAAGGAACCACAAGTGCGCGTGAGCGTTGGTAACCGTGCTGTTTACAGGTTATAAACATAATGGAAAAGACTGATTtgatgcctcgttggtctaatgGCCGCAAGtgcgactgctgtgcacgagatctcggattcgattcccgggtcggaccGAAATTGTTAAGTGGGTTTTATACACTTTCTCAAAGCAGCCCGCAGTCGGAAaactggtgattgatacacccgtgcatcgaagAGGCACGTAAATGtgggtcctgcgcctgatctctctccagtcgtgtcggatttcCGTCCCAATTGGcaatgagagtgaaggaatagtgaatgtCCAGCGCAACTGGCTGATCTTATATTAGAACATAACTGATACCttgatggcgcaatggtcaccacgccggactgccgaacctgaggtcccgggttcgattcccggctcggtcgacatttgtgtgatgagcatgtgcttgttagccgtggtctgggtgttacaatatgtatttataaatatgtatatatgtagctatatgtagtttatcagttgtgttagcacccataacacaagttaattaattactattacTATTACCTTACATCTAGAAAGTTTGTTGTCATAAGATGTTAATATGCTTCTTGTTCTATCTTTTAGGACatcaaatgaaaaaataaaataccttacGGGGTTTTCTATATACCTTATCTCTAGAATTTCACACTAAGTTATTTATCGTTTTATTGCTAAATCGGtaatttaggtacttaatatttaatCAATGCTATCAGTAGTTATCGATTTGGAAAACCCGGCTACCTATTTACACTTTAGACTTAAACCTTAGGTAAATCTTAGGTAAACGTTACATCCTTCTTACAAAAAGTACAAAGTTCTCTTTAAGTACTGTCAGTGTTGTTATTTAGTCATACTTTGCATTTTCCTATTCCAATGCCTACGATATTTCAGTCGTTCAACTTTGGTAGCCTTGATACTGTTTAATCAAAAGTGATTCAGATTATTACATTACATCTATACCAtctatttatataggtactaatataatattttttttttgtaacctaAAGGCTTCATAACTACTTAATCCATTTGAAAAATCGTTCACTGTTTTTGAGTAATATAGGCATATCTTATGCAGCTAGTTCCCATAGGGTGCGGGTAAAATCCCGGAAAATCAGCTagtttataaatactttaatttaGTAGCAAAAGTACCGTCCGTAACTACCGTCGTCCTACGGTGTCCCCACAAAATCATGCATTCGTTTTTAGGCAGGAATACTGAGCAGGACTAAGGctcaattcacaccaaaagcgcggcgaagggcagcgaagcgCAGCGACCCGCTCGGTAGAGAACGCGCGTGGATTCCCGCGACTGCTCGAGAATTCGCTGGAATGCTCGAGACGTCGCGGGACTGCGCGCGCCTTTTCGAGCCCGCCCGCGATGAATTCACGGGCCGCGGCTCTTCTAGCGCAGTTGACTTTCAACAAAACAAGAGGAAACTTGTGTTTAAGCAGTAATATGGGTGTTTTGGATTTAATCATTATTGCACATATAATTGAAGAGGAAGAAGCCGAAGAGATAATGAGAAGAAAGAaaagattaaaaagaaaaaacccaCTCGCTCACGCGCTTGCAACAGACGCGCGCGAGGAGCGGGCGCGAGGGGCGGGATATTGCCAGCGGCCGCTCGCTACTGCTAGAGCATTCTCGGGAGTTCCCGCGCAGTCGCACGACTCCGTTCATGGAATTCGCGGGAAgtcccgcggcgccgcgggcatccgcgcgactcgttcgagtttctcatgcgaaaatatacattattgtaatgggaataaagtaaaaattcaaatgacactcaaaccgcgcttcacttcgctgcccttcgccgcgcttttggtgtgaattgagCCTATGATTACATTTAAATTAGAACATTACTCACTCATGTTGTAAAGGCCATTCCACGCATGAAATAAAGAATTGTCTAGCAAATATTACAGATATGAAGCTAATCTTTACAGGTAAGTAAAGATGATTGATAATTATAGATACGTAAGACAATAAATGGACCAAAACTAGATTTATGAAACTTTACGATTATCGAATCAATCAATATGAAACTATTACATTGATAAAATCTGCgttgattgtttgtttttgtacacATTTAGGTATCTaaccttaaataaaattatgataccaagcaaagttttagtcggtctgataccttTCAACTTCACACTGCTTTGGAtccaaaacaaactatcggccgactgaaagtttgcagtgtgcttgtAATCTTTTGGTGTCcatgttgtaaattattacgGTATCTTAAAAATGTTGTAATGTTGTATAAgatcagagtgcttagtgcgagttttcgtgaatttttttacggactcacgtgagagcgcgtatactaagatttgtatgcagtgttgccaacttagtggattttccactaatactggtggtttaagtcccctatttagtggcgaaatgttgaaagtactgcgggtcaagtagcgaaatgtaagttttgtggtacaactttaaggagttactatggagatttgaagtctcacggaatgtcaaaaaagcatctacaaaacaaaaaggtgaacgactactatataattatattaagtactcattcattggtcaaatgcgtaactaaacaatttgtgaaactactacgccgattataatttgtgaaggattcggatcgggtcggatgaattgctaaacagatgtaatgctttgtctgttttaattttctatcgttgccgagttacatctttggatgattaaattgttttaggttacaataaaatataaacaatatttttttagtggtgaatttggtgattttaagtgtgggataaatttttgttagtggttttctggtggttttaaaagttgactctggtggtaagcttctacaactgttggcaacactgtttgtatggaacaaaaacaggttccaatttttgacactaggtggagctgtttttgttccatacaaatcttagtatacgcgctctcatgtgagtccgtaaaaaaattcacgaaaactcgcactaagcactcaggtTAAGTCAATTATTTTACTAGTTCTTTTCTGTTTTCTTAATAAGTGACTATTAGTAAATGAGCGTaatttttcaagaaaattattCACTAATTAGCGGATGACTAAAACAATACCGGAAGACGATAGTACTTTATATCTGTTATCACAATTATGAATGATACATTATTGTTCTGATAAGCTTTCACACTATCTTATCTCGAATGATgttgtaagtacctattacaTATTCTAAGCTGGAAATACGATAAAAATATCGAAGGATTTAACTACTAATTAAGAAAGTAGTTTTGATTTAGATTTAAGTTTAGAACGAAATCTTAATTTGACGCGGACAAAGCTCGAGATGTATAAGCTTTCAGAAGGTTGAGTTTTTACAACCGAGAATAGCTACTATAGATGGTATTTTAACACCTAAGCTACCTAAACtctaaacttttagtcggccgatagtttgtttgggctcttTACTCAGACTGAATCAATATGAATTTTGGCAAGGGGAAGATTTGAAGGCGATGATTTAAGATAAGGGAACCTAACTTAAGTGACTGTTTAGGGGCTCCTAGTGAAAACGGGAATTACTCTTAAACTACATtaactattttctttttaattccaACTATTGGGCCATTTGTCGTCAACTATCAGACacaattgaaaaattattgatTGTGGAGTCCAACGTGTTAGGGCGCGTTCACACGACACGCGTACGCCCAGCGCACGCCACCCGCGTCCAACTCGCATTGTTTGTTAAATAAGAATTCGATCCTTACCCATAATGCATCGATAGATCTGAAATTGCATTTAACGAGGTCTACACGCGCACGCCATGCGCACGCCCTGCGCCCGCCTCGCGCCAACCCTGCACTCGCCCTGCCCGCGCTCTGCACCCTCCCCGCGTACCAGGAAGCCTCCAGGTATCACAACGCGTGCTACTATGCCTAGTGAACGAAGTAGTCCAGTCACTAGTAGTTTATGTTGGCGTGAGGCGTGTGCGAGGCGGATGCAGCGCGTGTGCGGCTTTAAGGCGGGCAGAACGCGTGCATGGGTGCTGTGCGTGATCGACGCGTGTCATCTGAATATGCCCTTAAGAAGTTGAAAGCGTACGTGCTCTTTTTTCTTACAAGCTATTTTTATCCGTATCAACAAAACTATTCTTACACTATCAGCCGGGTGCAGTTAAAAATAAGTGTTTTACATggtattttgtgaataaattattaatgatGATAAATGTATCAAGACGTAGATAAGGTATATTTCGAGTTAACCGGTGTTTTCCCAAAAGCTTGCCTGAAAGTATTGGTTTTTACGTAATAATCGCTCAGGGCTGATAACCAGtagaacacaaaaaaaacattttttacttaGGATTTCCTTTTAAGTTTCAACGAAGCATGGtaaaatagtacaaaaataatgaataacgACAGTAATTTGTCAACAAAAGCTAGTAATAAGCATATCCTTTCCCTGTGATATTagaaaacatttgaaaattctttggtAATTTCCTGTTTATCTGAATCTTTGTAGTTATCAGAAAATTGAGGGTGGTTCGGTTACTACCATGGAAAATGAAGCAATCGATGGTGGTGACCGAACCGGCCACAATCCTCTCGATTTCTTTCTCCTTGAATGGCAGCTTATCATCAAAATTCTAAGACCCCATTGAATGCAATTGCGAGTACCTTGCACGGAGTCCCGGGTCCGATGATAGTCCATGGTTGGGCCGAAATCAGTTTGTAAGTTTTACACTTCCTAGGAGAGACATAAAGCCAGCGTCAAGCAAATACTCGAGAGCAACACCCAGTATCAGCCTATGTTAAAATTCACGGCTGTTAGGCAGATTTAAGAAAGCTCTGACACTAGGTTATAAAAAAGGTAATGACCGACGTTAAGTAATGAACAAGTCAGCGAGTGACTActactcgataagaagaagagtCAAGTGAATCCAGCAAAGGTACTATAACCTTTGCCCTGTTATGGATTTATTTCAGGAAAATTTTACATCTATATGGTCTAGGACTGCTGTCGCAGACTATAAGACTGTCGCAGACGAAATGCAGACCGGGGAACTCTAATAGGTAAGAGGTagctaaattattgttattttattcgttCACATCATGAAGATAGTATggcaatacattaatttatgaTTTTCAACCAAGTCCCTGAAATGGAAAAAAATAGATTTAGAAAAGCACATACCTGCTTAGGCGTAGAATTATTTCTATAGACAAAGCTCAAGAAGTAGTTCCCCGAATAAACATGGCTGGAATTGGACTTCTATTGGTATGTAAAGTAATTTAAGAAGAAGCATATCCTGTTTTCCGATATGTTTCTGAACAGTCATTTTGTGAAAGATATTTCGTTTCGGTTTACTTATAGGaaataaatcttaataaaaaaaatcttgacttACATTTTGTACGCGTTACATACCAGCAAGTCATTTCGTTACACTATGACTGTATGATCgaagaatttttttatttacttcaattAGGGACTTGCCAAATCAATCAGTCATGGCTGATACTGACAGCGCaaagataaatataataaaatacagtaaTAATCGTTAGGTGTAATCGTAACGGGTGGTGGTGATATAAATTTGGTATTACCTAACATCATTTGGTTTTcccttaattttttatttaaggctGTATACACAATGATTGTAGCAGGATGAGCGACCATCGATATAAATGGGCCACGCCTCCAAATCTTGCGGGATTTTTTGGGGTTTAAACTAGCGGACTTACTTGCTTAGCTGGTATATGCGTGACAAAAGTCCTGATGCACGTGTTACaggcttgtttgtttgttcaaaaCTAAGCTTTGTTTGAAAGCGTCTTATACGGGGTAATACGGCCATATGAGAAGCTAGCCGGAAGGTTTTTAGCCGTTTATTGCGGTTTATACggcaaaaaatatacacaccACCATTCATTTTGCGTCTATTACTATTACTGTGGTCGACCCTACCACCATGTGGGGTATATAACAGAAAAGAGGGAAACTCGCCATATTTATTTGTCTAAACTTGCCCTTATAGAATATAGATACTTATCTCTTGAAATCGCAAAATGAAGACTCTACTATCTTCTATTATCTTTCTGGGAAATTAAATTCATGgatttatactaatataaataTCGTATACGGAAAAACAATGCTACACTTGCCAGTCAGCAGTTACAGACAAAATGCGTATTCTTGCAATCTTTGCCCTTTGCATCGCAGCCGTAGcgggtaaataaattattattatatttatattttttacctttTCATTATAAATTCATTACAATAGATGCAATTTTCCGGGAAAAAGTCATCATGTTCCGAGCCTATTcctaactatattggggtcggcttctaatGTTATCGGAGACAGCGGAGCAACAGTGTTATACAAGGATCGattacctatctgatctcctcaacccagttacccgggcaacccgattccccttggtaagactggtgtggGTGgtggacttactggcttccgactaccaaagatgttcaatgacagccgggacctacagtttgacgtgccctccgaaacacagtcatcatACATTAGAaatgttgcattggtacttgcctgacccggaatcgaacccacacactcgaacccatacttgagaggttgattcttaCCCACCAGGCCACTACGACCACCCTTAAAACTCATGTGTAAAAATATTGCTTAATTTTGCAGCTCGCGGAAATAGAATTGTGGGGGGCTCGGTGACCACCATTGGTAACTACCCCACCATCGCTGCCATGCTGTACTCGCCGAACGCAGTCACATTCTGGCAAGACTGTGGTGGTACCATCCTCAACAACCGAGCCTTGCTCACCGCTGCTCACTGCACCTTGTAAGTATTCTACCAGGTCATAAATTGGAAATTCGAGCAAAGgactatttgttttaaatattaaaatctattcCAGCAATCGTGGAGCAGTCAACAGATTCCGTATCCGCGTTGGTTCCACCTGGGCTAACAGCGGTGGAGTTGTCCACAACGTTAATCAGAACATTATCCACCCACAATTCAACCCCAACAACTTGAACAATGATGTCGCCATCCTTCGCTCCGCTACCACCTTCTCCTTCAACAATAATGTTCGTGCTGGTTCCATCGCTGGACCCAACTACAATGTCGCTGACAACCAGGTTGTCTGGGCTGCTGGCTGGGGTGACACTTTCGTAAGTTCAATCCCGATTACAAACTCTGCTGAAACTACGTATAGAAAAAGAagacaaaaaattaaaatcttaattctttttttttcagtctggTTCAAACCAAGGTTCCGAGCAATTGCGTCACGTTCAGATGGTGATCATTAACCAGAACACTTGCAGAAACAACTACGCTACCCGTGGTATTTTGGTGAACGAGAACATGATCTGCGCCGGCTGGCCCTCCGGTGGTCGCGACCAGTGCCAGGGAGACTCCGGCGGTCCTCTCTACCACAATGGCGTCGTTGTTGGAATCAGCTCATTCGGTGTTGGATGCGGTCAAGCTTTCTTCCCTGGTGTCAGCGCTCGTGTGTCTCGTTATTCAAGCTGGATCGGAAGCAACGCATAAGAAGTAGAAAGAATACctgtatataatatatgatttgcCCGCACTAGTTTTGTTTGTATTGCTCCAAAGAACTGCTTATTTACAACTTGACTTTTCCTAAGCACCTGTAATAGCTTACCGGCCcaagaaggaacatgacgggttttagtcagtaagactcTGACACtacctcacgctgctaacctacagcgggaggACATCATTTggtttccaaaataaaaaaaataaaaaactttcactTTGAATCCGCCAAAGTCACGCTTATTAATTTTAGTCCTTGAGTTTACACAAATCCTTCCTGGCTTGGAGCAGTTCGATTCGTCTTTACACCAAAAAGGTGTAATCTGTAAGGccccggccctcgaatacagcggtgcaggagcggcgcgcgcgctccattcaagcggtgaccgcccgcgccgccgccgctgccgccccgctgcccgtaaaattcgaggccgaggcctaaaaGCCTTTTTTGCTTTTTGAAAATTGGGGTTGGTTCGGTGGTTCCATGGAAAGTTTAAGAAATTGATGGTAGTCACTGAACCGGCCACAATCCTCTTATTATCTTCTTATTCTATTTTGGCTGGAGCTCCTATCGCGGAAAAACTTCTTTACAAAGAAATACAGCTTAATAAAcatgataaatgtttttttttgaaacttACATTAACGTAGCACATACGAAGTACCGAGCTGGTTAAAAAAGGAACTTTATGTAAAACTATTTGAAATCTGAAAAACTTTAGACCCAAAAGTGAAGTAGCTAGCTTGCCAGCTCGAGAATCAATTACTGATGatattaatagaaaataatgaaTTGCCAGCATTAGCCATCAATCAGTTGATAGTGGAggtataaagataaataataataattacggtgATGAAACAGTTAATTTTTCCTTCTGTCTATACGATAAAACGGAGTGATAACAGCTCACATCCTTTGGTTTTACCAAATCCGTTTTGGGCTCAACTAAGGCTATGTGCTTACACCAGAGCACTATTTggaatagaaaaatttaataccGATGCCTTACAGTTAGACATATTCTGTGACGTCATAATGTAAAAACTCCTAATAACgtagcgtcgccaaaatgcgggtgttcagggAACGAGGAACTTTACTTTAACTGGCTAAGCCCTTATTGCCTCTTTGGAACCCACTTATTTTACAAATGTCTCAAGGAGCCCGAACTTGCTAATTCCCTAGAAACTGATCGTTTAGATGTCGAAATTGTGTAGTTGACAAAGAAGGCGCCTGCCCTCCCTgtcttatggtatctccgctaatCTTCTTCTTCTGTGGCAAAACTGAAGCCTTTTCATTTTAGGCTTTTTCCAacgattgttcgaaagaattagtGTAGCCCAGTAACTCAATGGACTCCAAAAAGGACATGGGTGGATTTTATtcagtcatttgatgattttcacCTCAAAAAACACTATAGAAGCATTCGAGTTAAAAAAATGAGACGTCTTATGATCCAACATTTAATTTATCTAGTCTCTATTCTATACTCGTCCTTATAATTTGCTGGagggtaaaatataaaaattgtttcttatcaaaataatatgtaatcgCTGCCCCAGGAAATTCATGACATATCTAAATCTTATGCTATCTTTCAGTACATATAACATCAATCAGACCTTATGTATATAAATGTCATGTATCAAGAGTACTTACACAGTTTATCAGTCAGCAGTAACAGACAATATGCGGCTTCTAGTGGTCTTCGCTCTTTGCATCGCTGCCGTTGCAGGTACGTCTTTTTGgattattatattctttaaattgatttttattaactttgatatttttgtaaaaccttTATCACCTacggtaatttaatttatagctGTTTTTTTCCTTTTCTTGATTTgcctctaaaataaatattataccaaTTCAATAAGTTTTTGGTTCGTCTATGGATGATATGATCAAAGTATCTAGTTCTGATTTTCCGTCGTTCAGATGTTTTGGTTACTTTTGCAGTAGTTAAATACAAATTCTTCTATAACCCCTCATCACAGAAGCCTCGATCTTTTCTTGGTTAGCTGTGGTTatataaacatgtttttatcTTGCAGCAACGGGAAATAGAATTGTTG
Above is a window of Helicoverpa zea isolate HzStark_Cry1AcR chromosome 1, ilHelZeax1.1, whole genome shotgun sequence DNA encoding:
- the LOC124635519 gene encoding trypsin, alkaline C-like, which gives rise to MRILAIFALCIAAVAARGNRIVGGSVTTIGNYPTIAAMLYSPNAVTFWQDCGGTILNNRALLTAAHCTFNRGAVNRFRIRVGSTWANSGGVVHNVNQNIIHPQFNPNNLNNDVAILRSATTFSFNNNVRAGSIAGPNYNVADNQVVWAAGWGDTFSGSNQGSEQLRHVQMVIINQNTCRNNYATRGILVNENMICAGWPSGGRDQCQGDSGGPLYHNGVVVGISSFGVGCGQAFFPGVSARVSRYSSWIGSNA